One Natator depressus isolate rNatDep1 chromosome 6, rNatDep2.hap1, whole genome shotgun sequence DNA window includes the following coding sequences:
- the LRRC56 gene encoding leucine-rich repeat-containing protein 56 isoform X2, with translation MARCGLTDLDGISSCISLKELYIAYNNISDLSQVSLLDHLEILDLEGNNIEDINQIQYLGLCSKLNSLTVEGNLICLKPNPESSEVPDYNYRAEVKKHIPHLKYLDEILANQITIPPSRKMNKDWLIVKESIKEGSLAKDISQFDTHPEATRRRPGSGLRPTAAHFMSASRPWTAQRPASAGISSNVHLLSSGSTLPESTVSDEIFLEDDASDLTHGISRVICGNPIKALHARRQKLGSVAMNPFQMPGPKMEHTYDSEEAEDLSREDVFAELRAWREQHNQCLQIIQMEKAPQVLKIHSDEEEDEECSLSDSCEDELTETYDEDLIERISPDSSCQSRLSQASSDSSHAQESVVLTSLNRSLVPSPPKCPSPSSMQGVAARPSKVRDIRVRRLKVPNQREAAQLKEYPQSRVSTEVVAHLVGEEIASLSLHNTPAACEASPLRAARRTWTSESVGRQTRRPISGPAAIGSTSVRATVDRSPPKVINHHQPVVRSSTKTPERFALRNVVRPLTAKAALQRLPSRPSVSTATRSKMPKS, from the exons ATGGCTCGTTGTGGGCTCACAGATTTAGATGGAATCTCTTCCTGCATCTCTTTGAAG GAACTCTATATAGCCTATAACAATATTTCTGACCTGAGCCAAGTGAGCTTGCTGGATCATCTTGAGATTCTGGACCTGGAAGGAAACAATATTGAGGACATCAACCAGATTCAGTACCTGGGACTCTGCAGCAAACTGAACAGTCTCACAGTGGAGGGGAATCTTATTTGCCTGAAGCCAAACCCAGAGTCTTCAGAG GTGCCAGATTATAACTACAgagctgaagtgaaaaaacacaTCCCTCACTTAAAGTATTTGGATGAAATACTAGCAAATCAAATCACCATCCCTCCCTCTAGGAAGATGAACAAGGACTGGCTAATTGTCAAGGAGTCCATTAAAGAGGGCAGTTTAGCCAAAGACATTTCTCAGTTTG ATACTCATCCAGAGGCAACAAGAAGAAGACCTGGCTCCGGTCTGAGACCTactgcagctcacttcatgtcGGCTTCCAGACCATGGACTGCACAGAGACCTGCTAGTGCAGGGATATCTAGCAATGTCCATTTGCTATCCAGTGGTAGCACCCTTCCAGAATCCACTGTCTCTGATGAGATATTCCTAGAAGATGATGCAAGTGACTTGACACATG GAATCAGCCGAGTTATATGTGGGAACCCTATCAAAGCCCTTCATGCACGGAGACAAAAGCTAGGT tcTGTAGCAATGAACCCTTTCCAAATGCCTGGTCCCAAGATGGAGCACACCTATGACTCTGAAGAAGCTGAAGACCTAAGCCGGGAAGATGTCTTTGCTGAACTGAGGGCATGGAGAGAGCAGCATAACCA GTGTCTGCAAATCATTCAGATGGAGAAGGCCCCCCAGGTGCTGAAGATACAtagtgatgaggaggaggatgaagaatgCAGCCTGAGTGACAGCTGTGAGGATGAGCTGACAGAGACTTACGACGAGGACCTAATTGAAAGGATTTCACCAGATTCCTCCTGCCAGTCCCGTCTTTCCCAGGCCTCCTCAG ATTCATCACATGCCCAAGAAAGTGTGGTGCTCACCAGTCTGAATCGTTCTCTGGTACCTTCTCCTCCAAAGTGCCCCTCACCCTCGTCCATGCAGGGTGTTGCAGCTAGACCTTCGAAAGTGAGAGACATCAGGGTCAGACGTCTGAAAGTGCCCAACCAGAGAGAAGCAGCTCAACTGAAGGAATATCCCCAATCAAGAGTTAGCACAGAAGTGGTAGCCCATCTTGTGGGTGAAGAGATTGCTAGTCTGAGTCTGCACAACACACCTGCTGCATGTGAAGCATCACCATTGAGAGCTGCACGGAGGACTTGGACCAGTGAGAGTGTTGGCAGGCAAACCAGGAGGCCTATTTCAGGACCAGCAGCTATTGGATCAACAAGTGTCAG agCCACTGTGGATAGGAGTCCCCCCAAAGTGATCAACCATCACCAGCCAGTTGTCCGCTCATCCACAAAAACCCCAGAGAGGTTTGCGCTGAGGAATGTGGTCCGTCCTCTGACGGCCAAGGCTGCTCTGCAGAGGTTGCCAAGCAGGCCCAGTGTCTCAACAGCTACTCGGAGCAAGATGCCAAAGTCATAG